In Montipora capricornis isolate CH-2021 chromosome 4, ASM3666992v2, whole genome shotgun sequence, a single genomic region encodes these proteins:
- the LOC138046499 gene encoding probable DNA double-strand break repair Rad50 ATPase, which translates to MTKSKVDRGTKILHNLETLEKGDVKLTQLNIKGKVQNVLVAKPCSPGFQESVGSAGSSVMNKETWENLQHELVKTSESKLHKNIEGLKKELKDEKKTTSKLRDELKQTLAENQLLKTKCARNNEQQQMSLNEETERLRSEIEILKRTRVEQYIKADSEVKEGVSLLMEQTTFTDRAANINDVEDNYQLPEPDEESNLTAANKEDKSSLMQTRKISADSSGDTSTKQQAGAKVNSDEEWIAVCYGSNLKYFAHVLKETTEVLTVKFLERKADGCYEIKKAEEEVEKILVFERNVPVTWEEPGRYIVQDLKNITKKHKEHWKMMHMKEKLLNLKEKNEKKRVVHRCGHKVLRPFTSFNQDALTMDFFWDRCIICQRISETPLKCSLNANTTDIDGREVYKNFLENANEFQSQSFLPVELKLDLSTATVELLIANRASWHKSCRLRFTTSKLEKAKERQSAKRKRETEEEESRTRRNSQRRQASKNNEVCIFYKKDSDEILHDFTSLAVDKKIRDMAKELEDFELLSSISGGDLVAIEAQYHIGCLTKFRNSHRSLKRKEDNMDEDSLNEMMNESQAFVELECRGRENVT; encoded by the exons ATGACTAAGAGCAAAGTCGACAGAGGAACAAAAATATTGCACAATCTGGAGACCTTAGAAAAGGGAGATGTAAAATTAACGCAGCTAAACATCAAAGGAAAAGTTCAAAATGTTTTGGTCGCCAAGCCATGTTCACCTGGTTTTCAAGAATCTGTTGGTTCTGCTGGCTCCTCAGTAATGAATAAGGAGACGTGGGAAAACCTGCAACATGAACTT GTTAAAACGTCCGAATCCAAGTTACATAAGAATATCGAGGGActaaaaaaagaattgaaagaTGAGAAAAAGACAACATCAAAGCTACGTGATGAGCTGAAACAG ACCTTGGCCGAAAACCAGTTACTCAAAACTAAGTGTGCGAGAAATAATGAGCAACAACAGATGTCTTTGAACGAG GAAACAGAGAGGCTCAGATCGGAGATAGAGATTTTGAAGAGAACTCGTGTTGAGCAATACATTAAGGCAGACTCAGAG GTGAAGGAGGGCGTTAGTCTGCTGATGGAGCAAACGACCTTTACCGATCGTGCTGCAAATATAAATGATGTAGAGGACAACTATCAG TTACCAGAACCTGACGAGGAGAGCAACCTAACGGCAGCCAACAAAGAGGACAAATCCTCGCTGATG CAAACTCGGAAAATCTCTGCAGACAGTTCTGGGGACACTTCGACAAAGCAGCAAGCAGGAGCCAAG GTCAATTCGGATGAAGAATGGATAGCTGTTTGTTATGGGTCCAATTTGAAGTACTTCGCCCATGTCTTAAAGGAGACCACTGAAGTATTAACAGTAAAGTTTCTGGAAAGGAAAGCAGATGGCTGCTATGAGATAAAGAAAGCAGAAGAAGAGGTGGAAAAGATCTTGGTTTTTGAGAGAAATGTGCCAGTTACTTGGGAAGAACCCGGCCGGTACATCGTCCAAGATTTAAAGAACATTACAAAGAAACATAAGGAGCATTGGAAAATGATGCACATGAAAGAGAAG TTActcaatttaaaagaaaaaaatgagaaaaaacgAGTGGTTCATCGATGTGGACATAAGGTCTTAAGACCGTTTACAA GCTTTAATCAGGATGCCTTGACAATGGACTTTTTCTGGGATCGGTGTATAATATGTCAGAGAATAAGTGAAACTCCCTTGAAATGCTCTCTGAATGCAAACACGACGGATATTGATGGTCGggaagtatacaaaaatttcctAGAAAATGCTAATGAGTTTCAAAGTCAAAGTTTTTTACCTGTGGAGCTTAAGTTGGACTTGAGCACAGCAACTGTGGAGTTATTGATTGCTAACAGGGCCTCGTGGCACAAGTCCTGCCGCTTGAGATTTACCACATCTAAACTCGAGAAGGCTAAGGAGCGACAGTCagcaaaaagaaagagagaaacagAGGAAGAAGAGTCAAGGACTAGGAGGAATTCCCAGAGAAGACAGGCGAGTAAGAATAATGAAGTGTGTATCTTTTATAAGAAAGACTCAGACGAAATTCTCCATGATTTTACATCTCTGGCCGTGGATAAGAAGATTCGAGACATGGCAAAAGAACTGGAGGACTTTGAGCTGCTGTCAAGCATATCTGGGGGTGACCTTGTAGCAATTGAAGCACAGTACCATATTGGTTGTTTGACAAAGTTTAGGAACAGTCACCGTTCGTTGAAGAGGAAGGAGGATAACATGGATGAAGATAGCCTGAATGAGATGATGAATGAATCACAGGCATTTGTTGAGCTTGAGTGTCGAGGAAGGGAAAATGTTACTTAA